One Gemmatimonas sp. DNA segment encodes these proteins:
- a CDS encoding glycerophosphodiester phosphodiesterase, producing MPKRFRSIFRLVAPLMLLACASGAGPRPAPIGTSLAAPLVIAHRGASGHRPEHTLEGYALAVQMGADFIEPDLVSTKDGVLIARHENEIGGTTDVATKFSSRRTRKVIDGDTINGWFTEDFTLAELRTLRAKERLSFRSHAHDGQFLIPTFDDVLSLADSLGRRRGRAVGVYPETKHPTYFRGVGLPIEEPMLRALRARGLDRADAPVFIQSFESGNLRVLATQTRIRLIQLVSSAPQVTPTALRDIATYAYGVGANTRQIVGDDSSAVPTSLIADAHDAGLRVHAWTLRPEPLFLAKRYGGDPLAEVRELVRLGVDGLFGDYPDQIVTGLRK from the coding sequence ATGCCTAAACGATTTCGGTCCATTTTCCGTCTGGTGGCGCCCCTGATGCTTCTCGCCTGTGCGTCAGGCGCGGGGCCGCGGCCAGCCCCGATCGGGACATCACTCGCGGCTCCCCTCGTGATCGCCCATCGGGGGGCGAGCGGACACCGCCCGGAGCATACGCTCGAGGGGTACGCACTGGCGGTGCAGATGGGCGCCGACTTCATCGAGCCCGATCTGGTGAGCACGAAGGACGGCGTACTGATCGCGCGGCATGAGAACGAGATCGGCGGCACCACCGACGTGGCCACGAAGTTCTCCTCGCGCCGCACGCGAAAGGTGATCGATGGCGATACGATCAACGGGTGGTTCACCGAGGACTTCACCCTCGCTGAACTGCGTACCCTTCGCGCGAAGGAGCGGCTTTCGTTCCGCTCCCATGCGCACGACGGACAGTTTCTCATACCGACGTTCGATGACGTCCTGTCGTTGGCTGACTCGCTGGGACGGCGTCGCGGTCGCGCCGTCGGCGTGTATCCGGAAACGAAGCATCCCACGTACTTTCGTGGCGTTGGACTGCCGATCGAGGAACCGATGCTGCGTGCCCTGCGTGCGCGCGGACTCGATCGTGCCGACGCGCCGGTGTTTATCCAGAGCTTCGAAAGTGGAAATCTCCGCGTGCTCGCCACTCAGACGCGGATTCGTCTCATTCAGCTTGTGTCGTCGGCACCGCAGGTGACGCCGACGGCCCTTCGTGATATCGCCACCTATGCGTATGGCGTGGGCGCGAACACGCGACAGATTGTCGGTGACGATTCCTCCGCCGTGCCGACCTCACTCATTGCCGATGCGCACGACGCCGGCCTGCGCGTGCACGCGTGGACGCTGCGACCTGAGCCGCTGTTCCTTGCCAAGCGCTACGGTGGCGATCCGCTCGCCGAAGTACGCGAGTTGGTGCGACTCGGTGTGGATGGATTGTTCGGCGATTATCCCGATCAAATCGTGACGGGACTCCGCAAGTAA
- a CDS encoding EAL domain-containing protein produces MSEAAALSGKARPCTRCELLPLADLTAGDLHCWFPADHVAGKVRAALRGLAIDGRPSVGNGTAFHVCPSQSEAVAEALADALSAVEQDDTRALFCLPGEAPTANDIARVEPLSRAIIRARSGWLMAVMRERRLTSHFQPIVYADHPDQIYGYEALLRGVNPDGSFISPGTLFETARGAGLLFQLDLSARRSAIANAHVHRLAHALFVNFAPTAIYDPKACLRSTVAAIDEAGIERNQVVFEIVETERTHDPKHLRNILDYYRGAGFRIALDDVGAGYSSLNLIHLLRPDVIKLDMELVRDVDRDPYKARIAANLLDVANALGIDALAEGIETEGELEWVQQHGAKYVQGYLIARPAPTPVTAIASRPLVHVAA; encoded by the coding sequence ATGAGCGAGGCTGCTGCCTTGTCGGGAAAGGCGCGTCCCTGTACGCGCTGCGAGTTGTTGCCGCTTGCCGACCTCACGGCGGGCGACCTGCATTGCTGGTTCCCGGCCGACCACGTCGCGGGAAAGGTGCGTGCGGCGCTCCGCGGCCTTGCCATCGACGGCCGCCCGTCGGTGGGCAATGGCACGGCGTTTCACGTCTGCCCATCACAGAGCGAGGCGGTGGCCGAAGCCTTGGCCGACGCGCTCTCGGCCGTGGAGCAGGACGATACACGCGCGCTGTTCTGCCTGCCGGGCGAGGCACCGACGGCGAATGACATCGCGCGGGTGGAGCCACTCTCGCGCGCCATCATCCGCGCACGCAGCGGCTGGCTGATGGCGGTGATGCGCGAACGTCGCCTGACGTCGCACTTCCAGCCCATCGTATACGCCGATCACCCCGACCAGATCTATGGGTACGAAGCGCTCCTTCGTGGCGTCAATCCGGATGGCAGCTTCATCTCGCCCGGCACGCTGTTTGAGACGGCCCGCGGCGCCGGACTGCTCTTTCAGCTCGACCTTTCCGCGCGCCGATCGGCCATTGCCAACGCCCACGTGCATCGGCTCGCGCACGCCCTGTTCGTCAACTTTGCACCAACGGCGATCTACGATCCGAAGGCGTGTCTCCGCAGCACCGTGGCGGCCATTGACGAGGCCGGGATCGAACGCAACCAGGTCGTGTTCGAGATCGTGGAGACGGAGCGCACGCACGATCCGAAGCACCTGCGAAATATTCTGGACTACTACCGCGGTGCCGGCTTCCGGATTGCACTCGACGATGTCGGCGCTGGCTATTCATCACTGAATCTCATTCATCTGCTCCGCCCCGACGTCATCAAGCTCGACATGGAGCTCGTGCGCGACGTCGACCGCGATCCGTACAAGGCCCGTATCGCCGCCAACCTGCTCGATGTCGCCAACGCCCTCGGTATCGATGCGCTGGCGGAAGGCATCGAGACCGAGGGCGAGTTGGAATGGGTGCAGCAGCACGGCGCGAAGTACGTGCAGGGCTATCTCATCGCGCGTCCAGCGCCGACACCAGTGACCGCGATTGCGTCGCGGCCACTGGTGCACGTCGCGGCCTGA
- a CDS encoding ankyrin repeat domain-containing protein, which yields MVRTAPDTLLTAIRSKDRDTITALLTDDPSLVMARAAGGESLVLHACYMGASELADLLHSGRPIDACEAAALGNVVALRTCLENDDDSRVRRSSDGWTPLHLAAFFGRDDAVTLLIDHGAPLDAHSTNALRNSPLHAALAGHTLPVLVRRLVFAGADVTARDSHGNTPLHLAASRGYEPLCELLIARGADAHATSDDKSTPAMLAMARGFPELGAKLAAVSDDDVESNGSPRNV from the coding sequence ATGGTTCGCACCGCCCCTGACACGCTACTGACGGCAATCCGCTCGAAGGATCGCGATACGATCACGGCGCTGTTGACCGACGATCCCTCGCTGGTCATGGCACGCGCCGCCGGCGGCGAATCCCTCGTCCTGCACGCCTGCTACATGGGCGCCTCCGAGCTGGCCGACTTGCTGCACAGCGGTCGGCCCATCGACGCCTGCGAAGCCGCCGCCCTCGGCAACGTCGTCGCCCTGCGGACCTGCCTCGAGAATGACGATGACTCCCGCGTGCGCCGTAGCAGCGATGGCTGGACCCCACTGCATCTGGCGGCCTTCTTCGGGCGCGACGACGCGGTGACCTTGCTGATCGATCATGGGGCGCCGCTCGACGCGCACTCGACCAATGCGCTGCGCAATTCGCCACTGCACGCCGCGCTGGCCGGCCACACGCTGCCCGTCTTGGTGCGTCGGCTGGTCTTCGCCGGGGCCGATGTGACCGCGCGGGACTCACACGGCAACACCCCACTGCATCTGGCGGCCTCGCGCGGCTACGAGCCGCTGTGCGAGCTGCTCATCGCGCGCGGGGCCGATGCGCACGCCACGTCCGACGACAAGTCCACGCCCGCGATGCTGGCCATGGCGCGGGGGTTCCCGGAGCTCGGCGCCAAACTGGCCGCCGTGTCCGACGACGACGTGGAATCGAACGGATCGCCGCGCAACGTGTGA